The DNA segment AAGGACGTCGACCTGGCGCTCCAGCTGGAGCAGGACGACGACGACATGGACCTCCTCCACCGCACCCTCTTCCAGCACCTCATCGACGACCGCTGGAAGCACGGCATCGAGACGGCGGTCGACGTCACCCTGCTGGGCCGCTACTACGAGCGGTACGCGGACCACGCGGTGGCCGTCGCGAAGCGCGTCGTCTACCTCGTGACGGGCGAACACGCGGACGAGCTCCAGCAGGAGAACACGGGGGGCTGAGCGGCCCTCTCTGAGTACGGGTACTCATGTGCGGCCCCGCCGGCCAGCCGCACGCTGCCTCCATGACCGAATCCCTCCCGGCCCCAAGACGCCGGTTCCCCTGGTCGCACCGGACCCGCCTGGGCGTGGACCTGGCGCTGGCTATCCCGCTGTTCCTCCTGGAGATCGTTTGGGTGGTGCTGGACGCGGTATACGGGCGCGGCCTCGAGGTATGGGCGGCGCAGGGCGAACAGGCGCGGATCGACGCGGCCGACCTCGCGTTCATGGACCGCCTGCAGGTCCTGCAGATCGTGGTCGTCGTCCTGGCCGTCCTCGCGGCGGTCTTCCGCGCCCGCTGGACGGCGA comes from the Streptomyces seoulensis genome and includes:
- a CDS encoding DUF6234 family protein, which codes for MTESLPAPRRRFPWSHRTRLGVDLALAIPLFLLEIVWVVLDAVYGRGLEVWAAQGEQARIDAADLAFMDRLQVLQIVVVVLAVLAAVFRARWTAIAHLLVALLLGGALAGEHRDGEKSHSAPGCVRYSANC